A segment of the Streptomyces sp. NBC_01235 genome:
ACCTGCCTGAACCAGGCCGGAAGTTGACTACGCAGGACCAGCTCGACGAGCCGCGAGAACAACCCACCAGTCCCCAGGGCCGCATCAACCCGCTCACTGAACTCGGGGGTGGGAACCTTCCGCGCGGTCTCGACCTGCCCAACCAGCGAGCCGGTGTAGTTGAGGATGTCCCCGAGCTGCCGCTGCGTGAGCCCGGCGGCCTCCCGCAACCGCCGCAGCTCGAAGCCGTAGTAGTCGAGCGGCGAAGCTCCGGGATCAAGGACGTTGATGTGCGTCACGCAGTGCCTCCCACGACAGAACGCGTTGTATTCACCCTGTAGCCCAGAGTAGTTCCGCCAGGTCACCCTCGTACCGTGAACGGAAACTTCCCCTCCACCTACGCCTCCCCCGCCCCCACCCAGTACCGCATGACCCTCACAGCCGGCACCCACTCGGCCCGCCACATCCGCCGAATCGCCCGCAGATTCCTGACGGACTGGGGCTTGGAGCCCCTGACGGACACGGTCGAGCTGGCGGTAACAGAGCTGATCGCCAACGTGGTCCGCCACGTCCCGGACCACCGCTGCACCCTGCTGCTGTTGAGGCAGCCGACGGGCGTCAGGGTCGAGGTGACGGACGCCTACGGCCAACTCCTCCCGACCCCGGCAGAGTTGCAGCCGGAATCGGAGAGCGGCAGAGGCCTGTTCCTCCTGGACACGATGGTCGACAAGTGGGGCGTGTCACCGGCACCCGGGGGCGGGAAGACGGTGTGGTTCGAGTGCGAGAAGGTCACCGCGGATAGTGCCGGTGGCAGTCAGAGGAAATGCCCACTGGCGAGGTAAGGCGCCGGGACAGGCATCCCACCGACAGCGATATAGCCCTCTTGCCCAACGTCGAGACAGGCAGCCAGACCGACATCGATCGCCCACTCGTTCGGGGTGGTGATGCAGTTGAGCAGGGTTTCTCCCCGCGACGAGGCCAGGGCTTCCCACAACAGCTCCTGTGCGATCTCTGGGTGCGCGGCGGCCAGTAGCGAAGCCCGCCCGCGGTCGTCGATGTAGACGTACCCCGGCTTCGCCATGTCCCGGGACACGACCAGCCGCATCAGTCGAATGCCATGGGAACGTCCCATCGGCACGGGGAGATTCGGTGACAAGCTCGCCTTCCCCTACAACTGACCCCGACGTCAACGCAGTGGGGCGGGGCGGGGCACGCGGTGCTTCCGTGTGACCCGTACGCTCTCCCTTTCGATTCAGGCACTGCCCGAGAGCGACGACGAAGGACCAGCATTGACCTCCACACCCGCCCCCGGCCGCGACCGGCTGCCCTCGCTGACCGGGCTGCGGTTCTGGGCGGCTCTGCTTGTCGTCCTGTATCACCT
Coding sequences within it:
- a CDS encoding ATP-binding protein translates to MNGNFPSTYASPAPTQYRMTLTAGTHSARHIRRIARRFLTDWGLEPLTDTVELAVTELIANVVRHVPDHRCTLLLLRQPTGVRVEVTDAYGQLLPTPAELQPESESGRGLFLLDTMVDKWGVSPAPGGGKTVWFECEKVTADSAGGSQRKCPLAR